The Cyanobacteriota bacterium DNA segment CCCTACTTACGGCTAGTTACAGGCATCACAGGAATTTCAAGCTTTTACACAACCGGTGACACCCAAGCTACCCTAACAGGCTCTATCGCTCTTCAGGCCCAGTTTGGGCAATTTTCTCGTACATTTTTTGACTATACAGGGCTAAATATTAGCTATTCTCAAACCTTGGGAGGTAATAATTCACCATTTCTATTCGATCGCATTGTCGATACCCGTGTACTTTCCGGTGGCTTTTTGCAGCAAATTTACGGGCCTGTGAGGTTTGGGGTACAGACGGCTGTAAATTTGGACAATGGTCGAGAAATTAGCACAGACTACATCCTGGACTATAGTCGGCGTGCCTATGGCATTACCCTCCGCTATAACCCTGTCCTTCAACTTGGATCCATAAATCTCCGGATTAGCGATTTCAACTGGACGGGACGAACAGAGCCGTTTGATGAACAGTAGAGTTTAAACGAAGTGCAGAGTCAGTCCTGACGCTGATTACCTAGACGCTGATTACCTATATGGGGATACTGCTTTGGATCTTGTACTAATTCCCCATGCTATGGCTATAGATAGCTTTTATTAAGGACTGAAGTCCTTACTACGAACTTATGGGTTATGTAGCTAGGTTTCGGAGGATTGGTATTAGATTTGCAATTTCAGGAGGACTCAAGTCTGCACTACAAACATCAACATGCCAACTAACCTAGTCGTGGCTGTGCCGGTTAGTTGACGTGGGGATTTATAGTAAAAAATGCTACTCGTGCGGCAGCTTGTTCAGCAG contains these protein-coding regions:
- a CDS encoding DUF3769 domain-containing protein, with amino-acid sequence PYLRLVTGITGISSFYTTGDTQATLTGSIALQAQFGQFSRTFFDYTGLNISYSQTLGGNNSPFLFDRIVDTRVLSGGFLQQIYGPVRFGVQTAVNLDNGREISTDYILDYSRRAYGITLRYNPVLQLGSINLRISDFNWTGRTEPFDEQ